One genomic segment of Belonocnema kinseyi isolate 2016_QV_RU_SX_M_011 chromosome 2, B_treatae_v1, whole genome shotgun sequence includes these proteins:
- the LOC117167748 gene encoding probable multidrug resistance-associated protein lethal(2)03659 isoform X2 has translation MQKNSILLSNSEKPTHKNYKSVPSKEAENIGHLTAPNPRQGACFFSIITFAWFWKIFCIGYQREIKESDLFKPLDDQCSEFLSNKIQKLWHEEVQSKAKDKARPSLFKVLIKCFGLKILIIGFFFLISEAYIRICEPLFMGKILSYFKEKSETTFQEAFYWAAYSKVLQTSKTSLETITSGQILNLLSNDLTGFPFAFKYIHYLWITFVLVPLLTFMIYREIGWPAFSGVTFFCIVLLFQGVLGKFTPYWIFKAFSKTDERLRLIREIVSGSQVIKMLSWEEPFLHPVDQVRRKEMRAVWKIIFIETIATSFQYCSVQVSIFTTIIFYFMFTKYIIAEKLFVVIAYFYGLRIIINNYFVVALQSGVKAYASIKRLENFLESHERAYTNIDKSTNFENTTSIGSKFSDSKEAIFMEHVTTKWSAESKEDTLKSLNMSAKCGNITAVIGQVASGKSSLLHLILHELPLVSGKIKIHGEISYFSQDPWTFGSSIRENIIFGRSMNKERYDQVIKVCQLERDFSIFPYKDQTIIGEKGINLSGGQRARVALARTVYADVDIYLFDDPLSAVDAEVGRLIFEQCICNFLKGKTRILVTHQLQYLRNVDYIYFLNGGSVEHKGTFQDLQNSGLEIVKLLQRDTIDENGIEHLYQNSSSENINSGSVTSEIKETQADEVRAVGNVSNKVYLSYFKAVENNWIVFLAVSLGLVKQVAISGGDYLTSKWINNGEACLKNDTDIARHQCLDATVNYDWYFYACGGLLFFAIVVVYLQIFYFLKMCTRASLRMHSSMMQNIIYARVVFFYQNPVGRIMNRFSKDMAMVDTFLPPILYRVWQQMYLMVVIIPLSAFINYWLLLPLFVIGIVAFCLTKVYLRTSRSVKRLSSITRSPMIRHLDYTLQGLTTIRAFKAQHLLSKEFNDHQDQNTSAFFLSLSSVQTFVFYLDIVFTIYTASVIYTFLFFGNQNSFGDVGLIITQNTILLISLKVGTIFGAEMENCMTSTERILEYTEIERENMKKYNSEDKLLDKWPVKGKVEFKNLSLRYSPEGNPVLKNLNFVVNSEKIGIVGRTGAGKTSLISALFRLVYLEGEIYIDDIPTFTLDLKKLRSKISIIPQEPLLFDGTIRKNLDPLGIYSDGDLWQALKEVEFKNTMTTDMDKGLESTISDGGRNLSKGQRQLLCLARAIVRQNKILILDEPTADVDQQTDQIIQETIRKRFCKCTIFIIAHRLITVMDCDRIMVMNEGSIVEFDNPFLLLENKNGYLSKMVQQTGTQMARSLAQIAENRYRRRQYD, from the exons ATGCAGAAGAACTCGATACTGCTCTCAAATTCCGAAAAACCAACACACAAGAATTACAAGAGTGTTCCCTCCAAAGAAGCAGAGAATATTGGGCATTTAACTGCCCCAAATCCTCGACAAGGTGCATGTTTCTTCTCCATAATTACTTTTGC atggttttggaaaattttttgcaTAGGTTACCAAAGAGAGATAAAAGAAAGCGATCTTTTCAAACCTCTAGATGATCAGTGCAGTGAGTTTTTGAGTAACAAGATACAAAAATTATGGCATGAAGAAGTTCAATCCAAGGCTAAAGATAAAGCTCGACCTTCTCTCTTTAAAGTTCTAATAAAATGCTTcggattgaaaatattaataataggatttttctttctaatttcagAAGCATATATCAG aatatgTGAGCCTCTTTTTATGGGCAAGATACTAAGTTACTTTAAGGAAAAAAGTGAAACGACTTTCCAAGAAGCTTTTTACTGGGCAG CCTATTCAAAAGTTTTGCAAACTAGTAAAACTTCCTTAGAGACAATAACAAGTGGTCag ATACTTAATCTTTTAAGCAATGACTTAACGGGTTTTCCTTTCGCTTTTAAGTATATTCATTATCTTTGGATCACATTTGTTTTGGTACCACTACTTACATTCATGATATATCGAGAAATAGGCTGGCCAGCTTTTTCAGGAGTTACGTTCTTTTGTATAGTATTACTTTTCCAGG GTGTTCTAGGGAAATTTACACCGTACTGGatatttaaagctttttcaaaaacCGATGAGAGACTTCGTCTCATCCGTGAAATTGTTAGTGGATCACAAGTGATCAAAATGCTATCGTGGGAAGAACCTTTCCTTCATCCTGTCGATCAAGTAAGAAg AAAAGAGATGCGAGCAGTATGGAAAATAATCTTCATCGAAACGATAGCAACCTCTTTCCAATATTGCAGTGTGCAAGTTTCCATCTTTActacaataatattttacttcATGTTCACAAAATATATCATAGCAGAAAAATTGTTTGTGGTGATTGCATACTTTTATGGCCTTCgaattatcataaataattattttgtcgtAG CTCTTCAATCTGGAGTCAAAGCATATGCCTCTATTAAacgtcttgaaaattttttggaatctcaTGAGAGAGCCTACACGAATATtgacaaaagtacaaattttgaaaacacaacAAGTATTGGGAGCAAATTTTCGGACTCTAAAGAAGCAATTTTCATGGAGCATGTAACGACAAAATGGTCTGCTGAATCGAAAGAAgatactctaaaatctttgaatatgTCTGCAAAATGCGGGAATATCACAGCAGTTATAGGTCAAGTTGCTTCCGGAAAGAGCAGCTTATTACATCTCATTCTGCACGAACTTCCTCTAgtttctggaaaaattaaaattcatggaGAAATTTCCTACTTTAGTCAAGATCCTTGGACCTTTGGATCGAGCATAAGggagaatattatttttggaaGATCAATGAACAAGGAACGTTATGATCAAGTTATCAAAGTGTGTCAACTGGAAagagatttttctatttttccttaTAAAGATCAGACAATTATAGGAGAAAAGGGAATAAACCTGAGTGGAGGTCAACGTGCAAGAGTTGCTTTAGCACGAACAGTTTATGCTGATGtcgatatttatctttttgatgatCCACTCTCCGCAGTAGACGCTGAAGTTGGTAGATTGATTTTTGAACAGTGCATATGCAACTTTTTGAAAGGGAAAACGAGAATTTTGGTTACACATCAACTTCAGTATCTCAGAAATGTTGATTACATCTATTTTTTAAACGGAGGTTCTGTAGAACACAAAGGCACCTTTCAAGATTTGCAAAATTCTGGACTAGAAATAGTAAAATTGCTGCAAAGAGATACTATCGATGAAAATGGTATTGAGCATTTATATCAGAATTCCtcttctgaaaatataaattcaggAAGTGTTACCTCTGAAATAAAGGAAACGCAAGCTGATGAAGTAAGAGCTGTCGGAAATGTATCAAATAAGGTATATTTGTCATATTTCAAAGCTGTGGAAAACAACTGGATCGTTTTTTTAGCAGTCTCTTTAGGACTTGTGAAACAGGTGGCAATAAGTGGTGGAGATTACTTAACTTCCAAATGGATCAATAATGGTGAggcttgtttgaaaaatgatactGATATTGCAAGACATCAGTGTTTGGATGCAACAGTAAACTATGATTGGTATTTTTATGCCTGCGGTGGTTTACTATTTTTTGCTATAGTTGTAGTATACCTGCAAATCTTTTACTTTCTTAAAATGTGCACTAGAGCTTCTCTTAGAATGCATTCATCTATGATGCAGAATATCATTTATGCGCGTgtggtgtttttttatcaaaatcccgTCGGTCGAATTATGAATAG ATTTTCTAAAGATATGGCAATGGTGGATACATTCTTGCCACCGATCCTGTATCGAGTTTGGCAGCAAATGTATTTGATGGTGGTGATAATTCCTCTTTCTGCATTTATAAACTACTGGCTTTTACTGCCCCTCTTTGTGATTGGAATTGTTGCTTTTTGCTTAACCAAAGTTTATCTAAGGACGAGCCGAAGCGTCAAACGTTTGAGTAGCATAA CACGCTCGCCAATGATTAGACATCTTGATTACACCCTTCAAGGACTCACAACAATTCGAGCTTTCAAGGCTCAACATTTATTATCAAAAGAGTTTAATGACCACCAAGATCAAAACACTTCAGCTTTTTTTCTGAGCTTAAGTTCAGTTcaaacttttgtattttatttggaCATTGTGTTCACAATTTATACTGCATCAGtgatttatacttttttgttttttggcaACCAGAATTCGTTTGGAGATGTTGGCTTAATCATTACGCAGAACACTATACTTCTGATTTCCCTAAAAGTAGGTACTATCTTTGGTGCTGAAATGGAGAATTGTATGACTTCTACTGAACGTATATTGGAATACACGGAAATAGAGcgggaaaatatgaaaaagtataaTTCTGAAGATAAATTACTAGATAAGTGGCCTGTAAaaggaaaagttgaatttaaaaatctgagCTTAAGATACAGTCCTGAAGGAAATCCAgtgcttaaaaatttgaattttgttgtaaactcTGAGAAGATTGGAATTGTGGGAAGAACTGGTGCTGGGAAAACGTCCTTAATTTCTGCATTGTTTCGATTAGTTTATCTAGAAGGAGAAATTTATATTGATGATATTCCAACCTTtacattagatttaaaaaaattgagatctAAAATTAGTATCATTCCTCAAGAACCACTTCTTTTTGATGGAACAATTCGGAAAAATCTTGATCCTTTAGGAATATATTCAGATGGTGATCTGTGGCAAGCTCTAAAGGAAGTTGAGTTCAAAAACACAATGACAACTGATATGGATAAAGGTTTAGAGAGTACAATTTCTGACGGAGGGCGTAATCTGAGCAAGGGACAACGACAGCTTCTTTGTCTTGCGCGCGCTATTGtaaggcaaaacaaaattttaattttggatgaaCCAACCGCAGATGTCGATCAGCAAACTGATCAAATAATTCAAGAAACGATTAGAAAGAGATTTTGCAAATGTACTATTTTCATCATCGCACATAGACTGATTACTGTTATGGATTGTGATAGGATTATGGTAATGAATGAAGGATCCATAGTG GAGTTTGACAAtccatttttattattagaaaataaaaatgggtACTTATCTAAGATGGTACAACAAACTGGGACACAAATGGCTAGATCCCTTGCACAAATTGCTGAGAAT CGTTACCGTAGGAGACAGTATGATTAG
- the LOC117167748 gene encoding multidrug resistance-associated protein 4-like isoform X1, with product MQKNSILLSNSEKPTHKNYKSVPSKEAENIGHLTAPNPRQGACFFSIITFAWFWKIFCIGYQREIKESDLFKPLDDQCSEFLSNKIQKLWHEEVQSKAKDKARPSLFKVLIKCFGLKILIIGFFFLISEAYIRICEPLFMGKILSYFKEKSETTFQEAFYWAGGLISIYVMQIFVINHLFNVMQIIGLKVGIVCSCLAYSKVLQTSKTSLETITSGQILNLLSNDLTGFPFAFKYIHYLWITFVLVPLLTFMIYREIGWPAFSGVTFFCIVLLFQGVLGKFTPYWIFKAFSKTDERLRLIREIVSGSQVIKMLSWEEPFLHPVDQVRRKEMRAVWKIIFIETIATSFQYCSVQVSIFTTIIFYFMFTKYIIAEKLFVVIAYFYGLRIIINNYFVVALQSGVKAYASIKRLENFLESHERAYTNIDKSTNFENTTSIGSKFSDSKEAIFMEHVTTKWSAESKEDTLKSLNMSAKCGNITAVIGQVASGKSSLLHLILHELPLVSGKIKIHGEISYFSQDPWTFGSSIRENIIFGRSMNKERYDQVIKVCQLERDFSIFPYKDQTIIGEKGINLSGGQRARVALARTVYADVDIYLFDDPLSAVDAEVGRLIFEQCICNFLKGKTRILVTHQLQYLRNVDYIYFLNGGSVEHKGTFQDLQNSGLEIVKLLQRDTIDENGIEHLYQNSSSENINSGSVTSEIKETQADEVRAVGNVSNKVYLSYFKAVENNWIVFLAVSLGLVKQVAISGGDYLTSKWINNGEACLKNDTDIARHQCLDATVNYDWYFYACGGLLFFAIVVVYLQIFYFLKMCTRASLRMHSSMMQNIIYARVVFFYQNPVGRIMNRFSKDMAMVDTFLPPILYRVWQQMYLMVVIIPLSAFINYWLLLPLFVIGIVAFCLTKVYLRTSRSVKRLSSITRSPMIRHLDYTLQGLTTIRAFKAQHLLSKEFNDHQDQNTSAFFLSLSSVQTFVFYLDIVFTIYTASVIYTFLFFGNQNSFGDVGLIITQNTILLISLKVGTIFGAEMENCMTSTERILEYTEIERENMKKYNSEDKLLDKWPVKGKVEFKNLSLRYSPEGNPVLKNLNFVVNSEKIGIVGRTGAGKTSLISALFRLVYLEGEIYIDDIPTFTLDLKKLRSKISIIPQEPLLFDGTIRKNLDPLGIYSDGDLWQALKEVEFKNTMTTDMDKGLESTISDGGRNLSKGQRQLLCLARAIVRQNKILILDEPTADVDQQTDQIIQETIRKRFCKCTIFIIAHRLITVMDCDRIMVMNEGSIVEFDNPFLLLENKNGYLSKMVQQTGTQMARSLAQIAENRYRRRQYD from the exons ATGCAGAAGAACTCGATACTGCTCTCAAATTCCGAAAAACCAACACACAAGAATTACAAGAGTGTTCCCTCCAAAGAAGCAGAGAATATTGGGCATTTAACTGCCCCAAATCCTCGACAAGGTGCATGTTTCTTCTCCATAATTACTTTTGC atggttttggaaaattttttgcaTAGGTTACCAAAGAGAGATAAAAGAAAGCGATCTTTTCAAACCTCTAGATGATCAGTGCAGTGAGTTTTTGAGTAACAAGATACAAAAATTATGGCATGAAGAAGTTCAATCCAAGGCTAAAGATAAAGCTCGACCTTCTCTCTTTAAAGTTCTAATAAAATGCTTcggattgaaaatattaataataggatttttctttctaatttcagAAGCATATATCAG aatatgTGAGCCTCTTTTTATGGGCAAGATACTAAGTTACTTTAAGGAAAAAAGTGAAACGACTTTCCAAGAAGCTTTTTACTGGGCAGGTGGCCTTATCTCCATTTATGTTATGCAAATCTTTGTAATCAATCATTTGTTTAATGTTATGCAAATAATTGGATTAAAGGTTGGCATTGTTTGTTCTTGTTTAGCCTATTCAAAAGTTTTGCAAACTAGTAAAACTTCCTTAGAGACAATAACAAGTGGTCag ATACTTAATCTTTTAAGCAATGACTTAACGGGTTTTCCTTTCGCTTTTAAGTATATTCATTATCTTTGGATCACATTTGTTTTGGTACCACTACTTACATTCATGATATATCGAGAAATAGGCTGGCCAGCTTTTTCAGGAGTTACGTTCTTTTGTATAGTATTACTTTTCCAGG GTGTTCTAGGGAAATTTACACCGTACTGGatatttaaagctttttcaaaaacCGATGAGAGACTTCGTCTCATCCGTGAAATTGTTAGTGGATCACAAGTGATCAAAATGCTATCGTGGGAAGAACCTTTCCTTCATCCTGTCGATCAAGTAAGAAg AAAAGAGATGCGAGCAGTATGGAAAATAATCTTCATCGAAACGATAGCAACCTCTTTCCAATATTGCAGTGTGCAAGTTTCCATCTTTActacaataatattttacttcATGTTCACAAAATATATCATAGCAGAAAAATTGTTTGTGGTGATTGCATACTTTTATGGCCTTCgaattatcataaataattattttgtcgtAG CTCTTCAATCTGGAGTCAAAGCATATGCCTCTATTAAacgtcttgaaaattttttggaatctcaTGAGAGAGCCTACACGAATATtgacaaaagtacaaattttgaaaacacaacAAGTATTGGGAGCAAATTTTCGGACTCTAAAGAAGCAATTTTCATGGAGCATGTAACGACAAAATGGTCTGCTGAATCGAAAGAAgatactctaaaatctttgaatatgTCTGCAAAATGCGGGAATATCACAGCAGTTATAGGTCAAGTTGCTTCCGGAAAGAGCAGCTTATTACATCTCATTCTGCACGAACTTCCTCTAgtttctggaaaaattaaaattcatggaGAAATTTCCTACTTTAGTCAAGATCCTTGGACCTTTGGATCGAGCATAAGggagaatattatttttggaaGATCAATGAACAAGGAACGTTATGATCAAGTTATCAAAGTGTGTCAACTGGAAagagatttttctatttttccttaTAAAGATCAGACAATTATAGGAGAAAAGGGAATAAACCTGAGTGGAGGTCAACGTGCAAGAGTTGCTTTAGCACGAACAGTTTATGCTGATGtcgatatttatctttttgatgatCCACTCTCCGCAGTAGACGCTGAAGTTGGTAGATTGATTTTTGAACAGTGCATATGCAACTTTTTGAAAGGGAAAACGAGAATTTTGGTTACACATCAACTTCAGTATCTCAGAAATGTTGATTACATCTATTTTTTAAACGGAGGTTCTGTAGAACACAAAGGCACCTTTCAAGATTTGCAAAATTCTGGACTAGAAATAGTAAAATTGCTGCAAAGAGATACTATCGATGAAAATGGTATTGAGCATTTATATCAGAATTCCtcttctgaaaatataaattcaggAAGTGTTACCTCTGAAATAAAGGAAACGCAAGCTGATGAAGTAAGAGCTGTCGGAAATGTATCAAATAAGGTATATTTGTCATATTTCAAAGCTGTGGAAAACAACTGGATCGTTTTTTTAGCAGTCTCTTTAGGACTTGTGAAACAGGTGGCAATAAGTGGTGGAGATTACTTAACTTCCAAATGGATCAATAATGGTGAggcttgtttgaaaaatgatactGATATTGCAAGACATCAGTGTTTGGATGCAACAGTAAACTATGATTGGTATTTTTATGCCTGCGGTGGTTTACTATTTTTTGCTATAGTTGTAGTATACCTGCAAATCTTTTACTTTCTTAAAATGTGCACTAGAGCTTCTCTTAGAATGCATTCATCTATGATGCAGAATATCATTTATGCGCGTgtggtgtttttttatcaaaatcccgTCGGTCGAATTATGAATAG ATTTTCTAAAGATATGGCAATGGTGGATACATTCTTGCCACCGATCCTGTATCGAGTTTGGCAGCAAATGTATTTGATGGTGGTGATAATTCCTCTTTCTGCATTTATAAACTACTGGCTTTTACTGCCCCTCTTTGTGATTGGAATTGTTGCTTTTTGCTTAACCAAAGTTTATCTAAGGACGAGCCGAAGCGTCAAACGTTTGAGTAGCATAA CACGCTCGCCAATGATTAGACATCTTGATTACACCCTTCAAGGACTCACAACAATTCGAGCTTTCAAGGCTCAACATTTATTATCAAAAGAGTTTAATGACCACCAAGATCAAAACACTTCAGCTTTTTTTCTGAGCTTAAGTTCAGTTcaaacttttgtattttatttggaCATTGTGTTCACAATTTATACTGCATCAGtgatttatacttttttgttttttggcaACCAGAATTCGTTTGGAGATGTTGGCTTAATCATTACGCAGAACACTATACTTCTGATTTCCCTAAAAGTAGGTACTATCTTTGGTGCTGAAATGGAGAATTGTATGACTTCTACTGAACGTATATTGGAATACACGGAAATAGAGcgggaaaatatgaaaaagtataaTTCTGAAGATAAATTACTAGATAAGTGGCCTGTAAaaggaaaagttgaatttaaaaatctgagCTTAAGATACAGTCCTGAAGGAAATCCAgtgcttaaaaatttgaattttgttgtaaactcTGAGAAGATTGGAATTGTGGGAAGAACTGGTGCTGGGAAAACGTCCTTAATTTCTGCATTGTTTCGATTAGTTTATCTAGAAGGAGAAATTTATATTGATGATATTCCAACCTTtacattagatttaaaaaaattgagatctAAAATTAGTATCATTCCTCAAGAACCACTTCTTTTTGATGGAACAATTCGGAAAAATCTTGATCCTTTAGGAATATATTCAGATGGTGATCTGTGGCAAGCTCTAAAGGAAGTTGAGTTCAAAAACACAATGACAACTGATATGGATAAAGGTTTAGAGAGTACAATTTCTGACGGAGGGCGTAATCTGAGCAAGGGACAACGACAGCTTCTTTGTCTTGCGCGCGCTATTGtaaggcaaaacaaaattttaattttggatgaaCCAACCGCAGATGTCGATCAGCAAACTGATCAAATAATTCAAGAAACGATTAGAAAGAGATTTTGCAAATGTACTATTTTCATCATCGCACATAGACTGATTACTGTTATGGATTGTGATAGGATTATGGTAATGAATGAAGGATCCATAGTG GAGTTTGACAAtccatttttattattagaaaataaaaatgggtACTTATCTAAGATGGTACAACAAACTGGGACACAAATGGCTAGATCCCTTGCACAAATTGCTGAGAAT CGTTACCGTAGGAGACAGTATGATTAG